A stretch of the bacterium genome encodes the following:
- the asnB gene encoding asparagine synthase (glutamine-hydrolyzing): protein MCGISGILRWTGSRPEDPRWVAGMVHRLGHRGPDGRGLYLDDWISLGHTRLSLIDLKGGFQPISNEEGGLWLVCNGEIYNYIELRQQLRQQGHQFCSDSDVEVIVHLYEIFGDDFIHYLNGQFALALWDQRRQRLILARDHIGICPLYYYQDADRFIFASEIKALLQLPDLPHAWNFPALLQTFTFWSPLPGDTPFAGIQEVKPGCLQILTRGSCLEKKWWSCSFAPEPEEILTDPDEAGEALHELLTDAVRIRLRADVPVGAYLSGGLDSSITTALMHRVHAGRLKTFSIGFENEPFDETPYQDAMIQHLHTEHSRIRCSDEEIARALPQAVLLAEKPLLRSAPAPMWLLSKLVQQEGFKVVLTGEGADEYFSGYNIYKETKIRAFIARRPESAKRKKLLQKLYPYLEQGKARQTAFWQDYFLKDVSATDDLYYSHRLRWQNGPFIRQFLLPELLHTWEGYDPLEDLDSRMNAQLLGLAPLARAHVLETGVFLPGYLISSQGDRMLMAHGIEGRYPFLDKRVIHLATRLTPGLKLKALNEKWILKKTFGPLLPKAIVARDKQPYRAPIRGLVQAGEQNSWHHLDQARIRQGGLFNIERVERLKRKILDHQAIVSARDEMAVLAVITLHMLQDSFIFDHQECLQSDERLYPTIDRRSAESRKRDAGHRTTVASQWMIG from the coding sequence ATGTGCGGCATCAGCGGCATTTTGCGCTGGACGGGGTCTCGCCCTGAAGACCCCAGATGGGTGGCAGGCATGGTGCACCGTCTCGGCCATCGCGGCCCGGACGGCAGAGGGCTGTATTTGGACGATTGGATCAGCCTGGGGCACACCCGTCTGAGCCTGATCGATCTCAAAGGCGGTTTTCAGCCCATCAGCAATGAAGAGGGCGGCCTGTGGCTGGTGTGCAACGGCGAGATCTACAACTATATCGAATTGCGCCAGCAGCTGCGCCAACAAGGACATCAGTTCTGCAGCGATTCGGACGTCGAGGTGATCGTTCATCTCTATGAGATCTTTGGCGATGACTTTATCCATTATCTCAACGGCCAGTTCGCTCTGGCGCTGTGGGACCAACGGCGTCAACGGTTGATCCTGGCGCGGGATCATATCGGCATCTGCCCGCTTTATTATTATCAGGATGCGGATCGCTTTATCTTCGCTTCAGAGATCAAAGCGCTCCTGCAGCTGCCGGACCTTCCGCACGCATGGAATTTTCCCGCGCTGCTGCAAACGTTCACGTTCTGGTCGCCTCTGCCGGGAGACACCCCTTTCGCCGGCATCCAGGAGGTCAAGCCCGGCTGCCTCCAGATCTTGACCAGGGGGTCCTGTTTGGAGAAAAAATGGTGGTCCTGTTCATTCGCCCCTGAGCCGGAAGAGATCCTCACGGATCCCGATGAAGCAGGGGAGGCGCTTCACGAGCTTTTAACCGATGCGGTCCGAATCCGTCTGCGTGCGGATGTTCCGGTCGGCGCCTATCTGAGCGGCGGGCTCGATTCATCGATCACCACCGCCCTGATGCACCGAGTCCATGCCGGGCGATTAAAGACGTTCTCCATCGGCTTTGAGAACGAGCCGTTTGATGAGACGCCCTATCAGGATGCCATGATTCAACATCTGCATACCGAACATTCGCGGATCCGCTGCAGCGATGAGGAGATCGCCCGGGCGTTGCCCCAGGCGGTGCTTCTGGCGGAAAAACCCCTGCTGCGCTCCGCCCCGGCGCCTATGTGGCTTCTTTCCAAGCTGGTGCAGCAGGAGGGTTTTAAAGTCGTACTGACCGGCGAAGGGGCGGACGAATATTTCAGCGGCTATAACATCTACAAAGAGACAAAAATCCGCGCCTTTATCGCCCGCCGGCCTGAATCGGCAAAGCGCAAAAAGCTGCTGCAAAAACTCTATCCGTATCTGGAACAGGGAAAAGCGCGCCAAACGGCCTTCTGGCAGGACTATTTTCTCAAAGACGTCTCTGCCACAGACGACCTCTATTACTCTCATCGTCTTCGCTGGCAGAACGGGCCCTTCATCCGCCAATTTCTCCTCCCCGAATTACTGCACACCTGGGAAGGATATGACCCGTTGGAGGATCTCGACAGCCGCATGAATGCACAGCTCCTGGGCCTTGCTCCATTGGCCAGAGCGCATGTACTGGAGACCGGCGTCTTTTTGCCCGGATATCTGATCAGCTCCCAGGGGGATCGCATGCTGATGGCCCACGGCATTGAAGGCCGATACCCCTTTCTCGACAAACGCGTGATCCATTTGGCCACCCGGCTGACGCCTGGGTTGAAATTAAAAGCGCTGAATGAAAAATGGATTTTAAAAAAGACCTTTGGCCCCCTGCTGCCCAAGGCGATCGTGGCACGCGACAAACAACCCTATCGCGCACCCATCCGCGGCCTGGTCCAGGCCGGTGAACAGAACAGCTGGCATCATCTCGACCAGGCCAGGATTCGGCAGGGCGGGCTTTTCAACATTGAACGGGTTGAGCGGCTGAAACGCAAGATCCTGGACCACCAGGCGATCGTATCCGCACGGGATGAGATGGCGGTGCTTGCAGTCATTACTCTGCATATGCTGCAGGACTCTTTTATCTTTGATCACCAGGAATGTCTGCAATCGGATGAACGGCTCTATCCAACCATCGACCGAAGATCCGCAGAATCGCGCAAACGGGATGCCGGTCACCGCACTACGGTTGCATCCCAGTGGATGATCGGTTAA
- the nadE gene encoding NAD(+) synthase, with the protein MRKPSMTQVFDAEQTSAELEKWIRSSVQQTLKKRGAVVGISGGIDSSVVASLCCRALGAQRVVGIAMPEKDSSPESLTLARRLAQRLNMELAVEDLTPALESLGAYRRRDAAVKRVFPDYRAGQGFKITLQSKPLESNTLNVFQITRVDEQGDETSVRLNYAEYAQIVAASNMKQRLRMTTLYYHAEQRNYAVAGTGNKNEIQLGFFVKYGDGGSDLVPLGHLYKSQIFQLAEYLQIPREIILRKPTTDTYPAEVTQEDFFFRVSFTTLDAIWEKMENGGDAKTIARRLQLSPLQAQRVMDDIRQKHANTRYLRLPPLTFPPPAPEGDDEQRSRAGDQEVKPAR; encoded by the coding sequence ATGCGGAAACCCTCTATGACTCAAGTATTTGACGCAGAACAGACCAGTGCGGAGCTGGAGAAATGGATTCGTTCCTCTGTTCAGCAAACTCTGAAAAAACGCGGCGCCGTCGTCGGCATCAGCGGCGGCATCGATTCCAGCGTGGTGGCCAGCCTCTGCTGCCGTGCCCTGGGTGCTCAGCGCGTGGTGGGCATCGCCATGCCGGAAAAAGACTCCAGCCCGGAGAGCCTGACGTTAGCCCGGCGGCTGGCCCAACGGCTGAATATGGAGCTGGCCGTCGAAGATTTGACGCCCGCCCTGGAAAGTCTGGGCGCGTATCGACGGCGCGATGCAGCGGTCAAACGGGTTTTCCCTGATTACCGCGCCGGACAAGGATTCAAGATCACCCTGCAGTCCAAGCCGCTGGAATCCAACACCTTGAATGTGTTTCAGATCACGCGGGTGGATGAACAGGGCGACGAAACTTCCGTCCGGCTGAACTATGCCGAATACGCGCAGATCGTGGCCGCCTCCAACATGAAACAACGTTTGCGTATGACTACGCTGTACTATCACGCGGAACAGCGCAATTATGCGGTGGCGGGCACCGGCAATAAAAATGAAATTCAATTGGGCTTTTTCGTCAAATACGGGGATGGCGGTTCGGATCTGGTTCCCCTCGGCCATCTGTACAAATCGCAGATCTTTCAGCTCGCCGAATATCTGCAGATCCCCCGCGAGATCATCTTGAGGAAACCGACGACTGACACCTATCCGGCTGAAGTGACGCAGGAGGACTTTTTTTTCCGTGTCTCGTTTACGACCCTGGATGCAATCTGGGAAAAAATGGAAAACGGCGGCGATGCAAAAACGATCGCCCGGCGTCTGCAGCTGTCACCCCTGCAGGCGCAACGGGTGATGGACGACATCCGACAAAAACATGCCAACACCCGTTATCTGCGCCTCCCCCCGTTGACGTTTCCCCCGCCGGCGCCTGAAGGGGACGACGAGCAGCGGAGCAGAGCGGGGGACCAAGAGGTCAAGCCAGCCCGGTAA
- a CDS encoding acyl carrier protein, protein MPIQEVIRKYIVENFLFGDDVGLQDNDPLREKGIIDSTGVLELISFLESQFSIVVEDLEIIPENLDTIARMSAFVAAKQEGKPVQHWEMGYQKEDIHA, encoded by the coding sequence ATGCCGATCCAAGAGGTGATCCGCAAGTACATTGTGGAAAATTTTTTATTCGGCGATGACGTGGGGTTGCAGGACAATGACCCCTTACGGGAAAAAGGCATCATCGATTCCACAGGAGTGCTGGAGTTGATCAGTTTTTTGGAGAGCCAGTTTTCCATCGTCGTCGAAGATCTGGAGATTATCCCGGAAAATCTGGATACGATCGCGCGCATGAGCGCCTTTGTGGCGGCTAAACAAGAGGGAAAACCGGTACAGCATTGGGAGATGGGGTACCAAAAGGAGGATATCCATGCCTGA